In the Deltaproteobacteria bacterium genome, ACGGGGGGCTTCGCTCTATTATTGCAGCTGGTACTCGGCTCCAAGCTCTCGAACGCTCCGAGACACCTTCTGAACGTGCACTCGCGGCTCAAGCTATTGGAGAGATTGAGAACCCTTCATTTTATCATGGCCTGGAAGATTTACTAAACGACGAACACCTCCTTGTCCGCCAAACAGCACTCGAAGCCGCCGGTCAGCTCGCAGCACCTCAGTTGCTAGGAGCCACCCTCAACGCACTCTCAGAACCTCAACTTGAAGCGATTGCCCTTCAATCGTTAAGTGAATCTGGTGAATCCTCCATCGATGCTCTCTGGGAAGCCTACGGCGACGACGACCAGTCTTTTCGAATTCGCCGCCATATCCTGGTTTTGCTGGGTAAGATGAAGAGTGAGATAAGTTCAAACCTACTCTTTGAACATCTTGAAAACAGTGACCCAGAGCTTGAAGAAGAGCTGCTTTACGCTCTCCATGACGCGGACTTCAAGGCCAACTCTGTTCATTTCAATCAAATCGAAGCACGCATCAACCTTGAAGGAAAGCGCGCCATCACTTTGCTTCAAGCACTCACCGCCTACGCGGATGCAACAATGCAGGGTGCTATCCACCTGCGGGAAACACTTCAGCACGAATTTGAAAAGGTCATTCAGCGGATGCTTTTGCTGGCATGCTTCTTTGCCCCCAACCTACCTTTTCGGCGCATGTACGCCAGTATTTACCTGGGCCAAACCAAAGACATCGCATTCTACTGCGAGCTGGTTGAGCAAAGCTTACCGGGGCATATCGCAAAACGCCTTGTTCCACTGATTGAACCTCTTGACCAAGCGACCCGAGTTCAGAAGCTTGCAAACATCTACAACGAGGAGCTCTCGGAACCCCTTAACGACCTCATGTTGATGGCAAACGGGCAATTTGCCAGTCGCTCAGCTTGGCTTGCGGTATGTGCAGGATGGTTTTTCGACGAACTCACGCGCTCTGGCAGTGTCGATACGGGAACCCACTCACTCAAGAACATCTACCTTGAGCGTAAGGTACAACGGCTTCAAAACATCGATATATTCTCCCGTTGCTCTAAAGCGATGCTGGCAGAAGCACTCAACTGCTTCGAGATTAGAGAAGTTAAGGAGGGTGATGTCGTTGTTACCAAAGGACTCCCACAAAACTCCCTCTACGTTGTCGAAACCGGTGCTTTAAAAAGTACGGAAGAACACTTTCGCGAAGGTCAGTGTTTTGGAGACGAAGCGCTCGTTGGCGCAGAACTCGTGCACGAGACCACTCACGCCGAAACCGACAGTCACATCATGGTATTGAGCCGAGAAGATTTTAGTCTGCTTCTGCAATACAACTTACCCCTCTATTTATCGGTCCTTGAAGGCCTTTTGCTGCAAATAATCAGTGCCCTGACCAAGCGCGAAGAAAAAATCTCTCCCACCCCTTCTGCCAATAAGCAAAATGATTCACGGGATCTCAACAGTCTTATCGAACAAGAACTCTTGGTGAAAAGCTGTGCGCTTTTCGAAAAATTAGACCGCACAGCCCTTCAGCAGCTTTTGATAAGCGCTCAGATTATCACACTCGAACCCGGAGAATCTTTGTACCAACAAGGTGAACCAAGCCAGCATCTTTATATCGTAGGTTCTGGGGACATCACTCTTCATAGCGACGAGACAGTTCGGCTCTACCTTGAACGCGGCGCAAGCTTTGGCAAATATTCGTACCTTAGCGCTGGCGGTGCATTGCCTACCAACGCTCGCACGGAGCAAGGTGCAGTCGTTTTGCAAATTGACGGGGGTTCCATCGACTCCATGATTTGGGCCAGTCGCGAACAAATTGAAATGACGATTGGATATCTT is a window encoding:
- a CDS encoding cyclic nucleotide-binding domain-containing protein, with protein sequence MADTMLPDTTEKLSQLLGVESNERKLVSRVFIQALLIGLQNLFTRTAVFAIFLETLSASELPTIYIVAGLILPIFGTTFSRYAKTHSSLKAYRLSLALTICMLVGMRFSLDVLESSYLSIVALPIFYLITFRLLSMSLWGTANAVFTLRQSKRLYGLITAGDKFTTLIAGLLVPSLLPIIGTENLLFLSIVTMISAFFNQSQILKAGSIQEEEEEEKRAEQAAVSAGLSEDEESTYKRYMKLVLALQAAISALYFSIDNAFLTEVHSNFLTAEALASFLSYTSAATALGSIILGAISARTIVERFGTISMLQITPIVVVVLAILGASTAALLPATIWILAILTVMRVAERCLTPTVFNPSFHSLFHPLPKELGSKAHNYSITIAGPLAGAGVGLLLLALKSITTPTTALFCTLIFVSGITMIVICRQTGLLYPKVLTFAVGSRRMHNIELGLNDKHSLQLLEAGLSSQRAEEVIYSLDLLLKLRPERLRPLYPELLQHPQSLVRRHAIESIAQDLKEESTDQLVEVLANEVSPAVKATVLKAIAESNPERSHDILTPFLQVSHSRLLLTALTSLIKHGGLRSIIAAGTRLQALERSETPSERALAAQAIGEIENPSFYHGLEDLLNDEHLLVRQTALEAAGQLAAPQLLGATLNALSEPQLEAIALQSLSESGESSIDALWEAYGDDDQSFRIRRHILVLLGKMKSEISSNLLFEHLENSDPELEEELLYALHDADFKANSVHFNQIEARINLEGKRAITLLQALTAYADATMQGAIHLRETLQHEFEKVIQRMLLLACFFAPNLPFRRMYASIYLGQTKDIAFYCELVEQSLPGHIAKRLVPLIEPLDQATRVQKLANIYNEELSEPLNDLMLMANGQFASRSAWLAVCAGWFFDELTRSGSVDTGTHSLKNIYLERKVQRLQNIDIFSRCSKAMLAEALNCFEIREVKEGDVVVTKGLPQNSLYVVETGALKSTEEHFREGQCFGDEALVGAELVHETTHAETDSHIMVLSREDFSLLLQYNLPLYLSVLEGLLLQIISALTKREEKISPTPSANKQNDSRDLNSLIEQELLVKSCALFEKLDRTALQQLLISAQIITLEPGESLYQQGEPSQHLYIVGSGDITLHSDETVRLYLERGASFGKYSYLSAGGALPTNARTEQGAVVLQIDGGSIDSMIWASREQIEMTIGYLSSAQRALSPKLQEFTWF